The genomic region ATAAGAAAGCACAGTTTATAAAGGCTACAGATTTATTTACCAAGGCCGATAAAGAACTGGAATACGTCCATAAAGAAGGAATCACCACCAGAATATACTATGAAGACAATTATCCTGAACGCCTACAATACTGCGTGGATGGGCCGATTGTTTATTTTGAAAAAGGAAATATAGACTGGAACAATCCCTATACCTTAAGTATAGTAGGAACACGTCAGATCACCTCAACTGGTGCGGCTTTTCTTGAGAAATTCATAGAAGAAATTGCTCCGTTAAAACCTCTTATTATTAGTGGTTATGCTTATGGTGTTGATATTCTTGCACATCAACTGGCTATTAAATATGGTTTACAAACTGTGGCAGTAGTCGCCCATGGACTGAATCAAACTTACCCGAGAAACCACGAAGCTTATAATGAGCAAATGATAGCAAACGGTGGTTTTGTAACGGACTTTTGGCACACAGCTACCTTTGACAGAAAAAATTTTCTGGGTCGTAATCGCATTATCGCTGGATTGAGTGAGGCAACGGTTGTTATAGAAAGTGCTGCAAAAGGTGGCTCACTGGTTACCGCAGATCTCGCTGCTGGTTATAATCGTGAAGTTTTTGCTGTACCAGGTCGTGTAAATGATAAGTATTCTATAGGTTGTAATGAGCTCATCAAACAGTCCAAA from Nonlabens arenilitoris harbors:
- the dprA gene encoding DNA-processing protein DprA, translated to MDHQELRSILALKKAPLIGDIMAKKLIRTFGSATAVFEQSIREIAAIEGIGDKKAQFIKATDLFTKADKELEYVHKEGITTRIYYEDNYPERLQYCVDGPIVYFEKGNIDWNNPYTLSIVGTRQITSTGAAFLEKFIEEIAPLKPLIISGYAYGVDILAHQLAIKYGLQTVAVVAHGLNQTYPRNHEAYNEQMIANGGFVTDFWHTATFDRKNFLGRNRIIAGLSEATVVIESAAKGGSLVTADLAAGYNREVFAVPGRVNDKYSIGCNELIKQSKAHLLTKAADIPYILGWKERNTGVQKQLFVELNEDEKLIYRYLKKNEKELLDIIAININKPVHQVASLLMSMELKGVIKPLPGKMFMLV